The following proteins are encoded in a genomic region of Gimesia algae:
- a CDS encoding PSD1 and planctomycete cytochrome C domain-containing protein, whose translation MLVPSALTVRNFYSSFCFALLLSLHLVDVASAEDAPLTTQQKFYLQKIRPMLEQKCLGCHGSTPDDIKGEYNMLTRDSLMKGGESGEPAVIVGKPEQSPFWNAVTWTDDSIQMPPQERNRLTAAEIADLKQWISDGAVWTDRELSTSTTDKGSQNTTLVMSTSGGQSPTWTNRTYEPTDIWSYQPIQRPPVPWTALAKKKNGSRNPIDAFIQQKLKQKQLTTSPPAEKKALVRRATYDLTGLPPTLKQISDFENPPAQNNWSQLIKKLMESPPYGEQMAQMWIDVVRYADTSGFANDYERPNAWRYRDYLVRSFNADKPYDRFIIEQVAGDELDPDDPELLIATGYLRSGPWEHTGMSVAAVTRQLFLDDITQSVGVSFLAHSFRCAKCHDHKFDPVPTRDYYRIQAVFAPVQFADRKVEYQPYENISAFANMKARTERLLVETQSQQQIFKEKTEAAIAAWLKENGYKNLKQVAADKRPPLRWFGLTELEKSLLKINNKRIDYFERELKRYEPYAFSVYNGPPNNYRSTKTVNLIPNAKQKQGEIQQTFILAGGAITAPTDKVSPGVLSAVAGSNSTVEPNAWNTIPQSTEGRRLALARWIASSNNTLTARVIVNRIWQMHFGTGLVATPNNFGQKGDQPSHLELLDWLATWFMDHGWSIKQLHHLIMTSDTYQQSSHPADAERVQTVDPHNRLLSHFPTRRMTAEQLRDSLLSLTGELNPEMGGPGVFPEINWEVALQPRHIMGSVAPAYQPMPLPRQRNRRTLYAFRYRTLSDPMLEVFNRPGSESSCERRDETTVTPQAFALLNGQFIHDRALALAHKIRQESKTQEAAVQRAFQQVVLRQPESSELQMALNHVQQMQAYHEQHPPQKIPLPREVKREMIEELTGELFSWTEKLDLSENYQQDLKPWDVDAKTRALAELCLVLMNSNEFIYLR comes from the coding sequence ATGCTCGTCCCTTCTGCTCTCACGGTGCGAAATTTTTACAGCAGCTTCTGCTTCGCGCTGCTTCTGAGTCTGCACTTGGTTGATGTAGCCTCCGCTGAAGACGCCCCTCTCACGACACAACAGAAATTCTATCTTCAGAAGATTCGCCCCATGCTGGAGCAGAAGTGTCTGGGCTGTCATGGCAGTACCCCTGATGACATCAAAGGGGAATACAACATGCTGACGCGAGACTCCCTGATGAAGGGGGGGGAATCAGGTGAACCAGCCGTGATCGTCGGCAAACCCGAACAGAGCCCGTTCTGGAATGCGGTCACCTGGACAGACGACAGCATCCAGATGCCACCGCAGGAACGCAATCGTTTGACTGCAGCAGAAATCGCCGACTTGAAACAGTGGATCTCGGACGGCGCCGTCTGGACAGACAGAGAACTCTCAACATCGACCACAGATAAAGGCAGTCAGAATACCACCCTCGTGATGTCCACATCTGGCGGACAGAGCCCGACCTGGACCAATCGAACCTATGAGCCTACTGACATCTGGTCCTATCAGCCAATTCAACGTCCGCCGGTTCCCTGGACGGCGCTTGCTAAAAAAAAGAACGGCAGTCGAAACCCGATCGACGCATTTATTCAGCAGAAACTCAAACAGAAACAACTCACCACTTCCCCACCAGCAGAGAAAAAAGCTCTCGTGCGGCGCGCCACTTACGATCTGACCGGGCTGCCTCCTACACTGAAACAGATCAGCGATTTTGAAAATCCCCCCGCTCAAAACAACTGGTCGCAACTGATCAAGAAGCTGATGGAGAGCCCCCCATACGGCGAGCAGATGGCACAGATGTGGATTGACGTCGTCCGCTATGCCGACACCAGCGGGTTTGCCAACGATTATGAACGACCCAACGCCTGGCGGTATCGTGATTATCTGGTCCGCAGTTTTAATGCAGACAAGCCCTATGATCGATTCATCATCGAACAAGTAGCAGGCGATGAACTGGATCCTGATGATCCCGAATTGTTGATCGCCACCGGCTACCTCCGTAGCGGACCCTGGGAACACACGGGGATGAGTGTCGCCGCCGTCACCCGCCAGCTTTTTCTGGATGATATCACCCAAAGCGTGGGCGTCAGCTTTCTCGCACACAGCTTCCGTTGTGCGAAATGCCATGATCACAAATTTGATCCAGTCCCCACCCGCGATTACTACCGCATCCAGGCAGTATTCGCTCCGGTTCAGTTCGCGGACCGTAAAGTGGAATATCAGCCTTACGAAAACATTTCCGCGTTTGCCAATATGAAAGCCCGCACTGAGCGACTGCTCGTGGAAACACAATCGCAACAACAAATATTTAAAGAGAAAACAGAAGCCGCGATTGCCGCCTGGCTGAAAGAAAACGGTTACAAAAACCTCAAACAGGTGGCCGCAGACAAACGGCCGCCCCTCAGATGGTTTGGCTTAACCGAACTCGAAAAAAGCCTGTTGAAAATTAACAACAAACGCATCGATTATTTCGAGCGGGAACTCAAACGATATGAACCATATGCTTTTAGCGTTTATAATGGCCCCCCCAACAATTACCGCTCTACGAAAACGGTCAACCTCATCCCGAATGCCAAACAAAAACAGGGTGAGATCCAGCAGACCTTCATCCTTGCCGGTGGTGCCATCACTGCTCCCACAGACAAAGTCAGCCCGGGAGTACTCAGCGCGGTGGCCGGCTCTAACAGCACGGTAGAACCGAATGCCTGGAATACCATCCCCCAGTCAACAGAAGGCAGACGCCTGGCGCTGGCCCGCTGGATTGCCAGCTCCAATAACACATTGACCGCCCGGGTTATTGTGAATCGCATCTGGCAGATGCATTTCGGCACCGGGCTGGTCGCCACCCCCAACAACTTCGGGCAGAAAGGGGATCAGCCCTCTCACCTTGAACTGCTGGACTGGCTTGCCACCTGGTTCATGGATCATGGCTGGTCGATTAAGCAGCTGCATCACCTGATCATGACCTCAGATACTTACCAGCAAAGCAGTCATCCTGCAGATGCAGAACGGGTTCAGACAGTAGATCCCCACAATCGACTCCTGTCTCATTTTCCCACTCGCAGAATGACCGCAGAACAGCTCCGAGATTCTCTCCTTTCCCTAACGGGCGAATTGAATCCGGAAATGGGAGGGCCGGGAGTCTTCCCGGAAATCAACTGGGAAGTTGCTCTGCAACCAAGACACATCATGGGGTCGGTGGCTCCCGCGTATCAACCCATGCCATTACCGCGCCAACGAAACCGCCGCACTCTGTATGCCTTTCGCTACCGCACTCTGTCAGACCCCATGCTGGAAGTTTTCAATCGGCCCGGGAGCGAATCCTCGTGTGAACGTCGTGACGAAACGACGGTCACCCCACAGGCGTTTGCTCTGTTGAATGGTCAGTTCATTCATGATCGCGCCCTGGCGCTGGCTCACAAAATCAGACAGGAATCAAAGACACAGGAAGCCGCTGTTCAGCGTGCATTCCAACAGGTTGTGCTACGCCAGCCTGAATCCTCAGAACTGCAGATGGCATTGAATCACGTTCAGCAGATGCAGGCTTATCATGAACAGCATCCTCCTCAGAAAATTCCTCTGCCGCGCGAAGTGAAACGGGAAATGATTGAAGAGTTGACGGGTGAATTGTTCAGCTGGACCGAAAAACTCGATCTCTCAGAAAACTACCAGCAGGATCTCAAACCATGGGACGTGGATGCAAAAACCCGCGCCCTGGCGGAACTGTGTCTCGTCTTGATGAACTCCAACGAATTTATTTATTTGCGATAA